A window of Nitrospirota bacterium contains these coding sequences:
- a CDS encoding integration host factor subunit beta, whose amino-acid sequence MTKAQLIEKVSEQLKGYTKRQTEIIINAIFDSIKSSLANGDKIEIRGFGSFRLRKRKNREGRNPKTGELVSVSAKNVPFFKAGKELKELVDS is encoded by the coding sequence ATGACCAAAGCGCAGCTGATTGAAAAAGTCTCTGAACAGCTCAAGGGGTATACGAAAAGGCAAACTGAAATTATTATCAATGCGATTTTTGACAGTATCAAGAGTTCACTCGCCAACGGAGATAAGATCGAAATCCGGGGATTTGGAAGTTTCCGGTTGCGAAAACGGAAGAATCGGGAAGGACGGAATCCCAAGACCGGGGAACTCGTCAGCGTCAGCGCGAAGAATGTTCCCTTCTTTAAGGCAGGAAAAGAACTCAAAGAACTCGTCGATAGCTGA
- a CDS encoding glycosyltransferase family 2 protein produces the protein MTTNSVLYKNRERKNNTLTSLTQKISVVIPAYNEEKTLGKTIMSVLDAGIVSKDIYIIDDGSTDRTEEIATIYGVHLIQNKGNLGKADSLRDLIHHRELANEYEFIALLDADTMVDPGYFSRMLSQAERNQDVVLFIGQVKSQKHNWITGARAMDYAYMHDIYKSAQSKYSMITVGPGCASIYRTRALKRIQISNDTLAEDMDWTIQVYRKNLGRILYVPEALVYTQDPETLWDYIRQIRRWYSGSFQVIRKHRIMSRLTRIDLELGFLYLEGLVYSLLFALLPILFPYMFFFHWSWVKKIAAIDFMMLSGFAFYASVRNRRPDIFLRFPLFYITRYINAYVLLESFYRVYVKREVIKKWDKVKRYP, from the coding sequence TTGACGACGAATTCAGTTTTATATAAAAATAGAGAGAGAAAAAACAATACCCTAACCTCTCTGACCCAAAAAATCAGTGTTGTTATACCCGCTTATAATGAAGAGAAGACCTTGGGTAAAACAATTATGAGTGTGTTGGACGCAGGCATTGTATCGAAAGATATCTATATTATTGACGATGGCTCCACAGATCGAACAGAAGAGATCGCCACGATTTATGGCGTCCATTTAATACAAAATAAAGGAAATCTCGGGAAGGCGGATTCATTAAGAGACCTCATTCATCATAGGGAGCTGGCTAACGAATACGAGTTCATCGCCCTGTTGGATGCCGACACGATGGTGGATCCAGGCTATTTCTCCCGGATGCTTTCTCAAGCAGAGAGAAATCAGGATGTTGTCCTGTTTATAGGGCAGGTCAAAAGTCAAAAGCATAATTGGATTACCGGCGCTCGCGCAATGGATTATGCTTACATGCACGATATTTATAAATCGGCTCAGTCCAAATATTCAATGATTACCGTCGGTCCCGGATGCGCCAGTATCTATCGGACTCGTGCCCTCAAAAGGATTCAAATTTCTAATGACACCTTGGCTGAAGACATGGATTGGACTATCCAGGTTTATCGGAAAAATCTAGGGAGGATCTTGTATGTTCCTGAAGCCCTCGTCTATACACAAGATCCTGAAACACTCTGGGATTATATCCGGCAGATCCGGAGATGGTATTCGGGAAGCTTCCAAGTCATCCGAAAGCACCGGATCATGTCCCGTCTGACAAGGATCGACTTGGAACTTGGCTTTCTTTATTTGGAAGGGCTGGTTTATAGTCTCTTGTTCGCCCTTCTGCCGATATTATTTCCTTATATGTTCTTTTTCCATTGGAGTTGGGTAAAAAAAATTGCGGCGATCGATTTTATGATGCTCTCAGGGTTTGCGTTCTACGCATCAGTAAGAAACCGGCGTCCAGATATCTTTCTTCGTTTTCCCTTGTTTTATATTACCCGATATATTAACGCTTATGTTTTACTTGAATCTTTTTACAGGGTCTATGTCAAACGGGAGGTGATCAAAAAGTGGGACAAGGTCAAACGATATCCGTAA
- a CDS encoding efflux RND transporter permease subunit, whose product MIEKVIDYCGKNHLIVLLGVVFLSVWGYWAVIHTPLDAIPDLSDVQVIVYTEWEGRSPNLMEDQITYPIVTSMLGAPKVKYVRGSSDFGFSYVYIVFEDGTDMYWARSRVLEYMSKVTGKLPEGVHPVLGPDATGVGWVYEYALVDKSGKRSLADLRAYQDWTLRYQLQAIPGVAEVASVGGFEKQYQIHVDPQRLQALNIPFTKVTQMIRMANNDVGGRSIELSEREYMIRGQGYIKTLNDLELIPLGVNKNGVPILLKEAASVSFGPEMRRGVTELNGEGEVVGGIVIMRYGENALSVIDRVKEKIADIQPGLPKGLKIISTYDRSSLILRAIATLKEKLIEVTLVVSLVTILFLFHFRSALVVIISLPIAILLSFIAMGALHLTSNVMSLGGIAIAIGAMADGAIVMIENAHRRLEEKPDRVRSEVILEAAKELGKPLFFSLLIITVSFMPIFTLEAQEGRLFKPLAFTKTFSMFFAAFLSITLIPLLMVYFIRGKITPIAKNPLNRFLIVVYEPLLRFVLKRPLIIVILSVLVLILTLPLFLKMGSEFMPPLNEGTILYMPTTLPGISMTKASQILGQQDAMLKQFPEVETVFGKIGRADTSTDPAPMSMAEITITLKPEDQWRPGVTWDKLIAEMDQAVHFPGVPNIWWMPIQTRTEMLATGVRSAVGIKIYSRNLDEIDRVGKEVEELLGKIPGTRSAFSERVSGGYYVDFKIDRQKAARYDLSVADIEEMIESAIGGANITTIISGRERYTVNVRYPQEFRDNLNKLGRVLVPTSSGTQIPMSQLADISISTGPPMIKDENGSLAGIVYVDVAGRDLGGYVDEAKAKIAQNINLKETTLGWVGSYQYLQRAKERFKIIIPMTLLVTFVLLYLNFNSVSRSLLVLLTVPFSLIGGVILLSILNLFHLQYNLSVAVWVGFIALAGVAAEIGVIMIVYLEQALKNRQEKGILGSKDEIVEGIVEGAVKRVRPIVMTATAIIAGLLPILWSHGTGADVMKRIAVPMVGGMVSTTILTLFVIPAIYLLWQGRKFKRKEDMQ is encoded by the coding sequence ATGATTGAAAAAGTAATCGACTACTGCGGTAAAAACCATCTGATCGTTCTATTGGGTGTGGTGTTTCTCTCCGTTTGGGGTTATTGGGCTGTGATCCATACCCCGCTGGATGCCATTCCAGATCTCTCCGATGTCCAGGTGATTGTCTATACCGAATGGGAGGGAAGAAGTCCCAATCTCATGGAAGATCAGATTACCTATCCGATCGTAACCTCCATGCTTGGAGCTCCCAAAGTCAAATATGTCCGGGGATCGTCTGATTTCGGATTTTCCTATGTCTACATTGTTTTTGAGGATGGGACCGATATGTATTGGGCACGTAGCCGGGTTCTGGAATACATGAGCAAAGTCACTGGCAAACTTCCTGAAGGAGTACATCCGGTATTAGGACCGGATGCCACAGGGGTAGGCTGGGTTTATGAGTACGCACTGGTGGATAAGTCGGGAAAACGGAGCCTTGCAGATCTCAGGGCTTATCAGGACTGGACTTTGCGGTATCAATTACAGGCGATTCCAGGGGTCGCTGAAGTCGCCTCGGTCGGAGGATTTGAAAAGCAATACCAGATTCATGTCGACCCTCAACGCCTTCAGGCGTTGAACATCCCCTTTACCAAAGTAACTCAAATGATTCGCATGGCCAATAACGATGTCGGAGGACGTTCCATCGAATTAAGCGAACGGGAATATATGATCAGGGGCCAGGGCTATATTAAAACCCTAAACGATCTTGAACTCATTCCCTTAGGAGTCAATAAGAATGGTGTCCCAATTTTACTCAAAGAGGCGGCCTCGGTCTCTTTTGGTCCAGAGATGAGAAGAGGAGTCACCGAATTAAACGGCGAGGGTGAAGTCGTCGGAGGGATCGTCATCATGCGGTATGGAGAAAACGCATTGAGCGTCATTGACCGGGTTAAAGAGAAGATTGCTGATATTCAGCCGGGTTTGCCTAAGGGATTAAAAATTATATCAACCTATGACAGATCAAGTTTAATTTTGCGGGCCATTGCGACGTTGAAAGAAAAACTGATTGAAGTCACCCTGGTAGTTAGTCTGGTAACTATTTTGTTCTTATTTCATTTCCGGTCCGCCTTGGTGGTCATTATCAGCCTGCCGATTGCGATTCTCCTTTCCTTTATCGCCATGGGAGCGCTTCATCTGACGTCGAATGTCATGTCTTTAGGCGGAATTGCCATTGCGATTGGCGCCATGGCTGATGGAGCCATCGTCATGATTGAAAATGCCCATCGGCGTCTTGAGGAGAAACCCGATAGAGTCCGGTCTGAAGTGATTCTGGAAGCAGCTAAAGAGCTGGGAAAGCCGCTCTTTTTTTCCCTTTTGATTATTACGGTTTCCTTCATGCCTATTTTTACACTGGAAGCCCAGGAAGGGAGGCTTTTTAAACCACTCGCCTTTACCAAAACCTTTTCGATGTTTTTTGCGGCGTTTCTTTCGATTACCCTGATTCCTTTACTAATGGTCTATTTCATCCGCGGGAAAATCACTCCAATCGCCAAAAATCCTTTAAACCGTTTTTTAATAGTTGTTTATGAACCTCTGCTTCGATTTGTTTTAAAACGGCCTCTGATTATAGTCATTCTATCTGTACTTGTCCTGATCCTGACCCTTCCCCTATTTTTAAAGATGGGATCTGAATTCATGCCTCCTTTGAATGAAGGAACCATTCTTTACATGCCGACGACCCTTCCCGGAATTTCAATGACCAAAGCCTCGCAGATTCTCGGACAGCAGGATGCGATGCTGAAACAGTTTCCCGAGGTGGAAACGGTTTTCGGCAAGATAGGTAGAGCAGATACGTCCACTGATCCGGCCCCAATGTCGATGGCGGAGATCACGATCACCTTAAAACCGGAAGATCAATGGAGACCGGGTGTGACATGGGATAAACTTATTGCCGAGATGGACCAGGCCGTTCACTTCCCAGGAGTACCCAATATATGGTGGATGCCGATACAAACTCGGACGGAAATGTTGGCCACCGGGGTAAGAAGCGCCGTGGGAATTAAGATCTACAGCAGGAATCTTGATGAAATCGACCGAGTAGGAAAAGAGGTAGAAGAGTTACTGGGGAAGATTCCTGGAACAAGGAGTGCCTTTTCGGAACGGGTCAGCGGAGGATATTACGTTGATTTTAAAATCGACCGCCAGAAAGCGGCCCGGTATGACCTCTCAGTGGCAGATATCGAAGAAATGATCGAGTCGGCGATTGGAGGCGCAAATATCACCACCATTATCTCGGGAAGGGAAAGGTATACGGTGAACGTCAGATACCCGCAGGAATTCAGAGATAATCTAAATAAGTTAGGTAGAGTATTGGTTCCGACTTCGTCCGGAACTCAGATTCCCATGTCTCAATTGGCGGATATTTCCATATCGACAGGGCCACCGATGATTAAAGATGAAAATGGTTCACTTGCAGGAATTGTCTATGTTGACGTGGCCGGACGTGATCTGGGCGGTTATGTTGACGAAGCTAAAGCAAAAATCGCTCAGAATATCAATTTGAAAGAAACCACCTTAGGCTGGGTCGGCTCTTATCAGTACCTTCAAAGAGCCAAAGAGCGGTTTAAAATCATTATTCCGATGACCTTACTCGTGACCTTTGTTCTTCTCTATCTTAATTTTAATTCAGTAAGCCGGTCCCTTTTGGTTCTCTTAACGGTCCCTTTTTCACTCATCGGCGGAGTAATTTTACTCTCTATTTTGAATCTCTTCCATTTACAATATAACCTGAGTGTTGCCGTCTGGGTTGGGTTTATCGCCCTGGCCGGCGTAGCCGCCGAAATTGGGGTCATTATGATTGTTTATCTGGAACAGGCTTTAAAGAACAGGCAGGAAAAAGGAATCTTGGGCAGTAAGGATGAAATCGTAGAGGGAATCGTGGAAGGCGCCGTAAAACGAGTGCGGCCAATTGTCATGACGGCAACAGCCATTATTGCGGGGCTCCTTCCAATTCTGTGGAGTCATGGGACGGGTGCCGACGTGATGAAAAGAATTGCCGTTCCCATGGTTGGTGGAATGGTTTCGACAACCATTCTAACTCTATTTGTTATTCCGGCCATTTACTTACTCTGGCAAGGGAGAAAATTTAAAAGAAAGGAGGATATGCAATGA
- a CDS encoding NAD-dependent epimerase/dehydratase family protein has translation MPTFVTGGTGYIGKQVIRRLANAGGKVHALVRKTGNIKGLAHRNVQLFYGDLEDPESVRDAMKGCQRVYHIAALVKRWHADPQLFDRTNVSASRNLFEIARELQVDKLVYTSTVMAIGPSGGEDLDETHQRVQVFVNDYERTKYLAEKEFYENVEQGLPGVIASPSLVYGPSINYPGSLSNRFIKQFIEGNLKGIPGKGDKKGNGVYIEDVVTGHFLAMDKGKVGEKYILGGENITMNQFIAIMNDEFKMNRKIPRISLPVLWTFGLWDEWKAKMQGWEPEYPRSFAKIYASHWAYSSEKAKRELGYKPRALREGLKITYAWLTGQKLPQPPPSDLVGPNYIPITLN, from the coding sequence ATGCCGACATTTGTGACCGGTGGTACCGGCTATATCGGAAAACAGGTGATTCGCCGGCTCGCCAACGCCGGTGGAAAAGTGCACGCCCTGGTGCGAAAAACTGGCAATATCAAGGGACTCGCCCACCGAAATGTCCAGCTTTTTTATGGCGATCTTGAAGATCCTGAAAGTGTTCGGGACGCGATGAAAGGGTGTCAACGGGTCTACCATATTGCAGCCCTGGTGAAAAGATGGCATGCCGATCCGCAATTGTTTGATCGAACCAATGTGAGCGCAAGCCGGAACCTGTTTGAAATTGCCCGGGAACTTCAAGTTGATAAGCTGGTTTATACGTCAACGGTCATGGCGATCGGCCCCTCCGGGGGAGAAGATTTAGACGAGACCCATCAACGAGTTCAGGTATTTGTCAACGATTACGAGCGGACGAAATATTTGGCCGAGAAGGAATTTTACGAAAATGTGGAACAGGGCCTTCCCGGCGTGATCGCCTCCCCTTCACTGGTATATGGACCTTCTATTAATTATCCAGGCTCCCTGTCGAACCGTTTCATCAAACAATTTATCGAAGGGAACCTGAAAGGCATACCCGGAAAGGGAGATAAGAAGGGGAACGGAGTCTATATTGAAGATGTCGTCACGGGACATTTTCTGGCGATGGACAAGGGAAAGGTCGGCGAGAAATATATCCTTGGAGGAGAAAATATCACGATGAATCAGTTCATTGCCATCATGAACGACGAATTCAAAATGAATCGAAAAATCCCCAGGATATCGTTGCCGGTTCTATGGACATTCGGCCTGTGGGACGAATGGAAGGCGAAGATGCAGGGTTGGGAACCGGAATATCCCAGAAGTTTTGCAAAGATCTATGCTTCTCATTGGGCTTACTCTTCTGAAAAGGCGAAACGGGAATTAGGATACAAACCGAGAGCACTAAGAGAGGGGCTTAAGATTACCTATGCCTGGCTTACCGGGCAGAAACTTCCCCAGCCTCCCCCTTCGGATTTGGTCGGTCCGAACTATATTCCGATTACCCTGAACTGA
- a CDS encoding histidine--tRNA ligase: protein MTIQIIKGFKDILPDEIPKWDFVEQVLRKMFQTFNFKEIKLPILEESTLFARSIGAGTDIVEKEMYSFEDRDGKQVTLRPEGTASVVRAYIEHNLQAALPLTKLFYIGPMFRHERPQKGRFRQFYQAGVEAIGSSGPLQDVEMILLLSQFFKELKILDISLEINSVGCPQCRPGYKLILQEYLKIKASELCENCQRRIIANPMRVLDCKNESCQKATQDAPVMIQFLCKECEDHFQEVKTGLHISKIPFQINPRLVRGLDYYTKTAFEWKSGSLGAQNTIAAGGRYDGLVKELGGPDVPGIGFAIGLERTISLMDSGLVPAGELDLFIAALGSPAQKLALPFLSQLREKGLSTDMDFQGSSLKSQMKKADRFNARFVLIIGEEEIQKERAVLRNMKTKAQEEIPLAHAVDQIYLLLTPHA from the coding sequence ATGACCATACAGATTATTAAAGGATTTAAGGATATCCTTCCGGACGAAATTCCAAAATGGGATTTTGTAGAACAGGTTCTTCGGAAGATGTTTCAAACATTCAATTTTAAAGAGATTAAACTCCCCATCCTCGAAGAGAGCACTCTTTTTGCCCGGAGCATCGGTGCCGGAACGGATATCGTCGAAAAAGAGATGTATTCCTTTGAGGACCGGGATGGAAAGCAGGTCACGCTTCGTCCCGAAGGAACCGCATCTGTCGTCCGGGCCTATATTGAACATAACCTCCAGGCCGCGCTCCCTCTCACCAAGCTCTTCTATATCGGACCGATGTTCCGCCACGAACGTCCTCAGAAAGGGCGGTTCCGCCAATTTTACCAGGCTGGCGTAGAAGCCATTGGCTCCTCCGGGCCGCTACAAGACGTCGAAATGATTCTCCTTCTGTCTCAATTTTTTAAAGAGTTGAAAATTTTGGACATCTCGTTAGAGATCAATTCTGTCGGATGCCCTCAATGCCGGCCCGGTTACAAACTCATTCTGCAGGAATATTTAAAAATAAAAGCCTCGGAGCTTTGCGAAAATTGCCAGCGAAGGATTATAGCCAATCCGATGAGAGTCCTCGACTGCAAGAACGAATCGTGTCAGAAAGCAACACAGGATGCGCCAGTCATGATTCAGTTTCTTTGTAAAGAATGCGAAGACCATTTTCAGGAAGTCAAAACCGGGCTTCATATTTCAAAAATCCCTTTTCAAATCAATCCCAGACTGGTCAGAGGGCTTGATTACTATACGAAGACCGCATTCGAATGGAAGTCCGGGAGTCTCGGCGCCCAAAATACGATTGCAGCAGGGGGAAGATACGACGGTCTGGTTAAAGAGCTGGGGGGACCTGATGTCCCGGGAATCGGATTCGCTATCGGACTTGAAAGAACCATCTCCCTGATGGATTCAGGACTTGTCCCGGCAGGAGAACTTGACCTGTTTATCGCCGCCCTCGGCAGTCCGGCCCAAAAATTAGCGTTACCATTCCTTTCTCAATTGAGAGAGAAGGGCCTTTCAACGGACATGGATTTCCAGGGATCCAGTCTAAAAAGTCAGATGAAAAAGGCCGACCGATTTAATGCACGCTTTGTCTTGATTATCGGAGAGGAAGAGATTCAGAAAGAAAGGGCTGTTTTAAGAAATATGAAAACGAAAGCCCAGGAAGAGATCCCGTTAGCCCATGCCGTCGACCAGATTTACTTGTTGCTCACTCCTCACGCCTAA
- the sppA gene encoding signal peptide peptidase SppA, translating to MSERPFLKGFVLFILFGFVFFAVIYWLTRFSEGGGPATGERIAVVRVEGVILDATDTLDELKKYKENASVKAILIRINSPGGAVVPSQEIYEEIQKIRKETGKKIVISMGTLAASGGYYIASASDRIVANPGTLTGSIGVIMELMNVEGLFKKVGVESVVIKSGLRKDVGSPFRTMTKEERDYLQFVMDDVHRQFIDAVATGRGMKIDEVRLLADGRVFTGRQALENKLVDELGDFEDAVHVAGKMVGIKGEPKIIETKKRFSFSDLLKSEFLGTTRLMNLSPKGMPGLNYLWMPG from the coding sequence ATGAGCGAGCGTCCTTTTCTAAAAGGTTTTGTTTTATTTATCCTGTTCGGTTTTGTCTTCTTTGCTGTGATCTACTGGCTCACCCGATTCAGCGAAGGAGGTGGACCTGCCACAGGCGAACGGATTGCCGTTGTTCGGGTTGAAGGCGTTATTCTCGACGCAACGGATACGCTCGATGAACTGAAGAAATACAAAGAGAATGCTTCCGTGAAGGCGATATTGATCCGGATCAATAGTCCGGGCGGGGCGGTCGTTCCGTCTCAGGAGATCTATGAAGAGATCCAGAAGATCAGAAAAGAGACCGGAAAGAAAATTGTCATCTCCATGGGGACTTTGGCGGCATCGGGCGGATATTATATCGCCAGCGCATCGGATCGGATCGTGGCGAATCCCGGCACGTTAACCGGAAGCATCGGTGTCATCATGGAGCTGATGAATGTCGAGGGTCTTTTCAAAAAAGTGGGTGTTGAAAGCGTCGTGATTAAAAGCGGACTGAGAAAAGATGTAGGGTCCCCCTTCAGGACAATGACCAAAGAGGAACGGGATTACCTGCAATTCGTGATGGATGACGTCCATCGCCAGTTTATAGACGCGGTGGCAACAGGTCGCGGAATGAAGATTGACGAAGTCCGCCTTCTGGCCGACGGCAGGGTGTTTACCGGACGCCAGGCACTGGAGAATAAATTGGTGGATGAATTGGGAGATTTTGAAGACGCCGTCCATGTGGCCGGTAAGATGGTGGGCATCAAAGGGGAGCCTAAAATCATAGAAACCAAGAAAAGATTTTCATTTTCCGATCTCTTAAAAAGTGAATTTTTAGGAACGACGAGGTTGATGAATCTGAGTCCGAAGGGAATGCCAGGGTTAAACTATTTGTGGATGCCAGGATAA
- a CDS encoding efflux RND transporter periplasmic adaptor subunit → MKKLLSYAGVIFLVVLIGLGYSVGKLQGETEKSGASSMGNMAMPDMKSGVETGMPVQLSPEKRQMIGVKTGKVVRRDLETQLHASGTVDFNEQKITRIHLRVAGWVKELYVNSTGQKVEKGEPLFRIYSPDLYSTKQEYILAKNTFEQVKDSPMTHVREGIASQIESARARLLLWNMDDRQIDQLDQGEAVEPETNFYSPAYGFVTKKSVSKGDYVTPEMELYEIADLSTVWVYADIYESDIASLKLDQQVSISFTAYPGKTFSGKLIYIFPNLNPDTRTVKARIELPNPGFLLKPGMYGDVDIPVKASDRLVVSSDAVLDSGLHQMVFLNRGNGRFEPKQIKTGQRYDNEIEVLEGVKEGESIVTSATFLIDSESKLMSAASMMGMLGMGGIRMEQASMGKMEMKGMEMAGMDMKDMDMGGMPMKEEPPAKRIKKAGQVALTLEFMPEPPHVGENKVSVKVTNNGNQIIRDAEVIFAYTMTMPGMMVEEAKGSLVKDAYEGKVKFAMAGEWKIDVTIKRKDQPEVKESFILQAK, encoded by the coding sequence ATGAAAAAGTTATTGAGTTATGCGGGAGTTATTTTTCTGGTGGTCTTAATCGGTTTGGGCTATTCGGTAGGAAAGTTGCAGGGTGAAACAGAGAAATCCGGTGCCTCTTCCATGGGGAATATGGCAATGCCAGACATGAAATCAGGGGTGGAGACGGGAATGCCGGTTCAGTTGTCTCCCGAAAAAAGGCAGATGATCGGGGTGAAAACAGGAAAAGTGGTAAGAAGGGATTTGGAGACCCAGCTACACGCATCCGGAACAGTCGATTTCAATGAACAGAAAATCACCCGGATTCATCTGCGTGTTGCAGGTTGGGTGAAAGAGCTTTATGTTAATTCAACCGGTCAGAAGGTAGAAAAAGGAGAGCCGTTGTTTCGGATTTACAGCCCCGATCTCTATTCCACCAAGCAGGAATATATCCTGGCCAAGAATACTTTTGAGCAGGTTAAGGACAGTCCTATGACCCATGTCCGGGAAGGGATTGCCTCCCAGATTGAATCGGCCAGGGCAAGACTCCTGTTATGGAATATGGATGACCGGCAGATCGATCAGCTGGATCAAGGAGAGGCGGTGGAACCGGAGACCAATTTTTATTCTCCAGCCTATGGATTTGTTACGAAAAAATCGGTTTCAAAAGGAGATTACGTGACTCCTGAGATGGAGCTATATGAAATTGCCGATTTATCCACGGTTTGGGTTTATGCCGACATTTATGAATCGGACATTGCCTCTTTAAAACTGGATCAACAGGTTTCAATCTCCTTTACTGCCTATCCGGGAAAAACTTTTTCCGGAAAACTTATTTATATCTTTCCAAACTTAAACCCGGACACACGGACCGTCAAAGCCCGGATCGAATTGCCCAATCCCGGCTTTCTTCTTAAACCGGGAATGTACGGGGATGTCGACATCCCGGTGAAGGCTTCAGACAGACTGGTTGTTTCCAGCGATGCGGTCCTTGATTCAGGGTTACATCAAATGGTTTTCTTAAACCGTGGAAACGGACGATTTGAGCCTAAACAAATCAAGACGGGACAACGGTATGACAACGAAATTGAAGTGCTGGAAGGTGTTAAAGAAGGGGAGTCGATTGTCACCTCCGCTACCTTTTTGATCGATTCGGAAAGTAAGCTCATGTCCGCTGCCAGCATGATGGGAATGCTGGGTATGGGGGGGATCAGAATGGAACAGGCTTCCATGGGAAAAATGGAGATGAAAGGTATGGAAATGGCCGGCATGGACATGAAGGATATGGATATGGGTGGGATGCCGATGAAAGAGGAACCCCCGGCCAAACGAATTAAAAAAGCAGGTCAAGTGGCCTTAACTTTGGAGTTTATGCCAGAACCTCCCCATGTTGGAGAAAATAAAGTCTCCGTCAAAGTGACCAATAATGGGAATCAAATCATACGGGATGCGGAGGTCATCTTTGCCTATACGATGACGATGCCCGGCATGATGGTTGAAGAGGCCAAGGGCTCGCTAGTAAAAGACGCTTACGAAGGAAAGGTCAAATTCGCAATGGCGGGCGAATGGAAAATCGATGTGACGATCAAAAGAAAGGATCAGCCTGAAGTCAAAGAATCTTTTATCTTGCAGGCGAAGTAA
- a CDS encoding TolC family protein: MSQQKDTGVLPVVLILFLIVIFTSANSIYAEGRLSGKGKMSLDLLIERAIKQNPEILAASKKIEALKQEVFQETTLEDPQLTITQWQIPSNFDVANPAQTWYGIGQSFPFPGKRALKGKIAEQEVDYQSQMLQGTIREIVLKVKTAYYQLFLAEKEISIHRDHQVLLGEFTQSAQQKYSAGIGTQQDIVKTEVELSKLHTSLLTLEEEKISAETTLNALLNLSPETPQEISEEPENTELKLTIEEMTPSILKTRPELIAANFQIEKKETTLSLAEKYIYPDFTGELTYMASYHGEANMWMAVAKINLPWIFNEKYKSKINQVQLEKESAEADRLQIQNQTLAEVRILYFKIKSLENSLSMYRNGILPQARQALESSRIAYRSGKTDLLNVIDSERTLKDLQMSYYETLVQYEGRINELEKMTGKDFN; this comes from the coding sequence ATGTCTCAACAAAAAGATACTGGGGTTCTCCCAGTGGTCCTTATTTTATTTTTAATCGTAATCTTTACCTCCGCAAATTCAATTTATGCCGAGGGTCGTTTGTCCGGCAAGGGAAAAATGTCGCTTGATCTTCTGATCGAGCGGGCCATAAAACAAAATCCTGAAATCCTGGCGGCATCGAAGAAAATCGAAGCGCTTAAACAGGAAGTATTCCAGGAAACGACGCTGGAAGATCCGCAATTGACCATTACACAATGGCAAATTCCGTCCAATTTTGACGTAGCAAATCCTGCCCAAACCTGGTACGGAATCGGTCAGTCCTTTCCCTTCCCGGGGAAAAGAGCCTTGAAGGGGAAAATTGCCGAGCAGGAAGTGGACTACCAGTCTCAAATGCTTCAAGGCACCATCAGAGAGATCGTCTTAAAAGTTAAAACAGCCTACTATCAGCTTTTTTTGGCTGAAAAAGAGATCTCGATTCACCGGGATCATCAGGTTCTTTTAGGAGAGTTTACCCAAAGCGCCCAGCAGAAATATTCCGCCGGTATCGGAACACAGCAGGATATCGTGAAAACGGAAGTGGAGCTCTCTAAGCTCCATACCAGCCTTCTTACTTTGGAAGAAGAAAAAATCAGCGCGGAGACTACCTTAAATGCGTTGTTAAATCTGTCCCCTGAAACGCCCCAAGAGATTTCTGAAGAGCCTGAAAATACCGAATTAAAACTCACAATAGAAGAAATGACGCCCTCCATTTTAAAAACTCGCCCAGAGCTCATTGCCGCCAATTTTCAGATTGAAAAAAAAGAGACCACGCTTTCTCTGGCCGAGAAGTATATCTACCCGGATTTTACGGGGGAGCTGACCTACATGGCGTCTTATCATGGAGAGGCAAATATGTGGATGGCGGTGGCTAAAATTAATCTTCCCTGGATCTTTAATGAAAAATATAAGTCAAAAATCAATCAGGTCCAATTAGAAAAAGAGAGTGCTGAAGCCGATAGATTACAAATTCAAAATCAAACCTTAGCTGAAGTACGAATCCTCTATTTCAAGATCAAGTCGCTTGAGAATTCCCTGAGCATGTATCGAAACGGAATTCTCCCTCAAGCAAGACAGGCTTTGGAATCTTCCAGAATTGCCTACAGATCCGGAAAGACTGATCTGTTGAATGTCATTGACAGTGAAAGGACCTTAAAAGACCTGCAAATGAGCTATTATGAAACGCTGGTGCAGTACGAAGGACGAATCAATGAATTAGAAAAAATGACAGGGAAAGATTTTAATTAA